In one window of Candidatus Methylarchaceae archaeon HK02M2 DNA:
- a CDS encoding inositol monophosphatase, with amino-acid sequence MKKFVIDLSKRAGNFLLINFRKDSDLFRLRGTSKEIVTKYDKMSDEMILKALIKKFPEYNIITEESGIRNKNSEFTWIVDSLDGSSNFAAGNPFFSISIALLHYDKPILGVSYAPFLKELFVAEEGKGSLLNGKIIHVSDIEKLEKSYFVWCEGAGSNLRMSKINSVLHPIIKDLRKLGSGSLECAWVASGRAEAYVTTQIDPWDVAAGVILVLEAGGKVTNFKGDDWKHVRTDFISSNTKVHNDILEIMKNIE; translated from the coding sequence ATGAAAAAGTTTGTAATTGATTTATCTAAAAGAGCTGGAAATTTTTTACTTATAAATTTTCGTAAAGATTCTGATCTTTTTAGATTAAGGGGAACTAGTAAAGAAATTGTCACGAAATATGATAAAATGTCAGACGAGATGATCTTAAAAGCTCTTATTAAGAAATTTCCAGAATATAATATAATAACTGAAGAGAGTGGTATTAGAAATAAAAACTCTGAATTTACTTGGATTGTAGACTCATTAGATGGAAGTAGCAATTTCGCTGCTGGCAATCCATTTTTTTCAATATCTATCGCTCTTTTACATTATGATAAGCCAATACTAGGCGTTTCTTATGCTCCTTTTTTAAAAGAACTTTTTGTGGCTGAAGAAGGAAAAGGCTCTTTGTTGAATGGAAAAATCATACATGTATCAGATATCGAAAAACTTGAAAAAAGTTATTTTGTCTGGTGTGAAGGTGCTGGAAGTAATTTACGTATGAGTAAAATTAACTCAGTTCTGCACCCGATAATAAAAGATTTACGTAAATTAGGTTCTGGTTCATTAGAATGCGCTTGGGTTGCTTCTGGTAGAGCAGAAGCTTATGTAACAACACAAATAGACCCCTGGGATGTCGCAGCAGGTGTTATATTAGTTTTAGAAGCTGGAGGAAAGGTTACAAATTTTAAAGGAGATGATTGGAAACATGTAAGAACTGATTTCATTTCTTCTAATACGAAAGTTCACAATGATATCCTTGAAATTATGAAAAATATAGAGTAA